In Tenacibaculum sp. 190524A02b, the genomic stretch TTATAACGTAACATTGCAGTTCCATACGTTTTAAAAATCTGAACTTTAGGTTTGTTTGGTAATAACTCCGCTACCTTTTCAGCTAGCTCAATACCACTTCCTACAGCAACTACATCAATATCTTTAGCATTTCCTCTTTTTAATATAAAGTCTCTTACAAAACCACCTATTACATAACTATCTATGCCTAACGCTTCAGTTGCTTGGTTTATGTACTTAAAAATATCTAACGTTATTGCTTCTTTAAAATAGTATTCTTGCATGAAATTATTCTCTTATCACTATTACATCTTCTCCATCAATCTTTAATATAGTTGATGATTTTACAGACTCCTTATTTTGATACAAATTTACCACATAATCTACATTATTTAAAATAGCTTTACTAATTTCCAAAAAACTTTTTGGAGTTGGTTCTCCACTAATATTTGCAGAAGTAGATACAATAGGCTTTCCAAATTGCTTTATTAAGTTTTGACAAAATTCATTTTGAACAATTCTTATCGCAATAGTATTGTCTTTAGCAATAGTATTTGAGGCTAATTTTTTAGGTTTATTATAAATAATTGTTGTTGGGTTTTCTCTTTCTCTTAGAATATGTATTGCTTTTTGTGGTATATCATCTACATATTCTTTTAACATTTCAATAGAGTCTACTAAAATTATTAAACTTTTAGACTCTTCTCTTTTTTTTAGTTTATATACTTTTTTTACAGCTTCTTCTGAAGTTGCATCACAACCAATTCCCCAAACTGTATCTGTAGGATAAAGAATTACATCTAATTTTTTTAGTGCTTTTACTACCTCCTCAATCATATCAGTAAAACATTATAAGATTTACAAAAAACCTTGTGATTTCATCCAATTATCAGAATATATCTTATTCATATAACGAGAGCCATGGTCTGGTAATATAATTACAACTACACTATCTACATCAAAATAACCTTTAGCAGCATATTGAGATACTCCCTGTAAAACAGCTCCCGAAGTATAACCAGCAAATATCCCTTCTGTTTTCACCAATTCTCTTGCTTTCAAAGCGGATTCTTTATCAGCTACTTTTTCATAAATATCAACAACATCAAAATCTGTGGAAGTAGGAATTAAGTTTTTCCCTAAACCTTCAATTTTATATGGACTTATTTCTTTTGAATCAAACTCTCCAGTTTCATGATATTTTTTAATCACTGACCCAATAGCATCTACTCCTAAAATCTTTATGTCAGGGTTTTGTTCTTTTAAATATTGTCCAGTTCCAGAAATGGTTCCTCCTGTGCCGCTTGCTGCTACCACATGCGTTACCTTTCCTTCAGTCTGTTTCCATATTTCTGGCCCAGTACTTTCATAATGGGCTTCAATATTCAATTCGTTAAAATATTGATTGATATATATAGAACCAGGGTTTTCTTTATGCAATCGTTTAGCTACCTCATAGTAAGACCTAGGATCATCAGCAGCCACATTTGCTGGACAAATATGAACTTCTGCTCCCATTGCCTTAAGCATATCTATTTTATCTTGAGATGATTTATCACTTACTGCCAAAATGCATCTATATCCTTTAACAATGCTAATCATAGCTAAAGAAAAACCTGTATTACCAGAAGTAGTTTCTACAATAATATCACCTCTTTTTACAATTCCTTTTTTTTCTGCAGTTTCAATTATATGTAAAGCTATTCTATCTTTAGCCGAATGACCTGGATTAAAAGCCTCTATTTTTGCGTAAAATTTCCCTGGTAATTCTTTAGTTATTTCATGTAGTTTTACTAATGGGGTTTCTCCTACTAAGTCTAGAATAGTGTTGGTTATACCAGTGTGTCTCATTCTCATTATAATATAAAAGGCGTCATTGTGAGAAAAATAAGGCGAAATAAATTTCTTAATACGTTTCTCACAATAACGCCCTATTCTCTTTTCGAGGGCAAAAATATAATTATTTTTCTAACTTACCTTCTAACATTAAAAAGAACGTATATTCTTCTGCAGTTTCTTTTAATGCTTCAAACCTTCCTGAAGCACCTCCATGACCTGCATCCATGTTTGTATGTAAGAATAATAAGTTATTATCTGTTTTTAATTCTCTTAGTTTAGCTACCCATTTTGCTGGTTCCCAATACTGAACTTGACTATCATGTAATCCTGTTGTTACTAACATATTAGGATATGCTTTAGCTTCAACTTGATCATATGGTGAATATGATTTTATATAATCATAATATTCTTTATTATTAGGATTTCCCCATTCATCATACTCTCCTGTAGTTAGTGGAATACTATCATCTAACATAGTAGAAATCACATCTACAAAAGGTACTGCTGCTATAATTCCATTATACAGTTCTGGATTCATATTAATTATAGCTCCCATTAATAATCCGCCTGCAGAACCTCCCATAGCATATAAGTGCTTAGCCGATGTATATTTATTATCAATTAAGTATTTAGAACAATCTATAAAGTCATTAAACGTATTTTTCTTATTTAACATTTTACCATCTTCATACCACTCACGCCCTAAGTATTGACTTCCTCTAATGTGCGCTAAAGCAAAAATAAATCCTCTATCTAATAAACTTAATCTTGTGGTTGAAAATCCATCAGAAATTGTATACCCATAAGAACCATATGCATATTGTAAAACTGGAGTATTTTCATTTATCTCAGTATCTTTATGATAAACTATAGATAAAGCTATTTTTTTACCATCTCTTGCAGGAACCCATAAACGTTTACTTATATAATTGGCTTTATCAAATTTACCACCTAAAACCTCTTGTTCTTTTTTAACATCTTTAGACTTGTCTTTCATGTTAAAATCAATTACAGAACTAGGAGTTGTCATTGAATTATAAGAATAACGAATAATATCCGTATCAAATTCAGGATTTGAGTACACTCCAGCAGAATATGTTTCTTCATCAAAAGGTAAATAATAATCAGCTGATCCGTCCCAACGTTTAATACGTATTTTGTTCAACCCTTCACTTCTCTCCTCCAAAACAAGATAATCTTTAAATATTGAAAAATCTTCAAATAAAGTACCTTCTCTATGTGGGATTACATCTACCCAGTTTTCTTTTGTAGTTTTATTTTCAGGAGTTTTCATTAACTTAAAGTTAGTAGCTCCATCTTTATTGGTTTTAATATAGAAATGATCTCCATAGTGCGCAATGTCATATTCTAAATTACGCTCACGTGGTTGAACTATTCTTAATTCTCCATTAGGATTATTAGCTTCCAAAACTTGATATTCAGTAGACACTGTGTTATAAGAACCAACTACAATATATTTTTTAGATTTTGTTTTTGTTACAAAAGTTCCAAACGTTTCATCTTTTTCTTCAAAAACTAATTCATCTTTAGAAGCATCAGTTCCTAAAGTATGCTTGTAAATTTGAGAACTACGTAAAGTTACAGGGTCTTTTTTAGTATAGAATAATGTTTTATTATCATTAGCCCAAACAGACCCTCCAGTAGTATTATCTATTTTATCCTTTAAAACTTCTCCTGTTTCAAGATTTTTTACACGCATAACGTATTGACGTCTACTTACGGTATCTACTGCAAACGCCACTAATTTATTGTCTGGAGAAACATTTAAACCACCCAATTGAAAATATTCATGTCCTTTTGCTTCATTATTTACATTAAACATGACTTCTTCTTTAGCCTCTAAATTTTTCTTTTTACGGCTATAAATTGGATACTGTTGACCTTTTTCATACCTAGTTATGTAATAATAACCATTCTTTTTATAAGGTACAGATTCATCATCCTCTTTAATTCTTCCTTTCATTTCTTGAAACAACTGTTCTTGAAACTCTTTAGTTTCAGAAGTCATTTCTTCATAAAAACTATTCTCTTTATTTAAATAATCATACACCTTTTGTGTCTGTTCATCTTTAACTTCAGCGTTCTTCTGTTCATCAGTTAAACGCATCCAAAAGTAATTGTCCTCTCTAACGTCTCCGTGTTTCTCTAGTTTAGTAGGTTGCTTTTCAGCAACTGGGGCTTTTACGTCTTTTACCATTTTTTCATTTTTGCAGGCTGCAAAAATAAGACTAAAAGCCATAGCAGGTAGCATTATTTTTCTCATTTTTACTTTGGTTGTTTAAATTCCTTGTGAAAATACTACTTTTGTTTTTAAATAAATCTTAAAATTAAAAATCAATGTTTGGAGATATTTCAGGTATGATGGGCAAATTAAAAGAAGCTCAAGAGAAAGTTGAAGAAACTAAAAAACGTTTAGATACTGTATTAATTGATGAAACAGCTGCTAATGGAGCTATAAAAGTTACAGTTACTGCTAATAGAGCTATAAAAGCCATTAATGTTGATGAAAGTTTACTTGAAGATAAAGAAGAATTAGAAGATTATTTAATTATAGCACTTAACAAAGCTTTAAAAAAAGCTGGAGAAATTAATGAACAAGAGTTAGCCATAGCTGCTAAAACTGGAATGCCTAACATTCCTGGCATGGATTTATTTAAATAAACTTATGCTTTTTATTAAGTTAGAAGATTATATGTTGCCATGTCTAAATAAAACACTATTTGGCTTAGACTGTTTGGGCTGTGGTTTTCAAAGATCTATTGCTTTTCTATTGCACGGTCAATTTTTAAATGCTTTTAAAGTATACCCTGCTATATATTCTTTAATAGTTTTGATTATGTATATCCTTCTTAACTTAAAATTCTCTTTTAAAAATTTTCAACAAACACTACGTTTTCTACTTATAATAAACTTATTA encodes the following:
- a CDS encoding S9 family peptidase, with product MRKIMLPAMAFSLIFAACKNEKMVKDVKAPVAEKQPTKLEKHGDVREDNYFWMRLTDEQKNAEVKDEQTQKVYDYLNKENSFYEEMTSETKEFQEQLFQEMKGRIKEDDESVPYKKNGYYYITRYEKGQQYPIYSRKKKNLEAKEEVMFNVNNEAKGHEYFQLGGLNVSPDNKLVAFAVDTVSRRQYVMRVKNLETGEVLKDKIDNTTGGSVWANDNKTLFYTKKDPVTLRSSQIYKHTLGTDASKDELVFEEKDETFGTFVTKTKSKKYIVVGSYNTVSTEYQVLEANNPNGELRIVQPRERNLEYDIAHYGDHFYIKTNKDGATNFKLMKTPENKTTKENWVDVIPHREGTLFEDFSIFKDYLVLEERSEGLNKIRIKRWDGSADYYLPFDEETYSAGVYSNPEFDTDIIRYSYNSMTTPSSVIDFNMKDKSKDVKKEQEVLGGKFDKANYISKRLWVPARDGKKIALSIVYHKDTEINENTPVLQYAYGSYGYTISDGFSTTRLSLLDRGFIFALAHIRGSQYLGREWYEDGKMLNKKNTFNDFIDCSKYLIDNKYTSAKHLYAMGGSAGGLLMGAIINMNPELYNGIIAAVPFVDVISTMLDDSIPLTTGEYDEWGNPNNKEYYDYIKSYSPYDQVEAKAYPNMLVTTGLHDSQVQYWEPAKWVAKLRELKTDNNLLFLHTNMDAGHGGASGRFEALKETAEEYTFFLMLEGKLEK
- a CDS encoding DUF2752 domain-containing protein produces the protein MLPCLNKTLFGLDCLGCGFQRSIAFLLHGQFLNAFKVYPAIYSLIVLIMYILLNLKFSFKNFQQTLRFLLIINLLLIVGNFIFKQLYYGN
- a CDS encoding YbaB/EbfC family nucleoid-associated protein; the encoded protein is MFGDISGMMGKLKEAQEKVEETKKRLDTVLIDETAANGAIKVTVTANRAIKAINVDESLLEDKEELEDYLIIALNKALKKAGEINEQELAIAAKTGMPNIPGMDLFK
- a CDS encoding L-threonylcarbamoyladenylate synthase, which encodes MIEEVVKALKKLDVILYPTDTVWGIGCDATSEEAVKKVYKLKKREESKSLIILVDSIEMLKEYVDDIPQKAIHILRERENPTTIIYNKPKKLASNTIAKDNTIAIRIVQNEFCQNLIKQFGKPIVSTSANISGEPTPKSFLEISKAILNNVDYVVNLYQNKESVKSSTILKIDGEDVIVIRE
- a CDS encoding cysteine synthase family protein, whose product is MRHTGITNTILDLVGETPLVKLHEITKELPGKFYAKIEAFNPGHSAKDRIALHIIETAEKKGIVKRGDIIVETTSGNTGFSLAMISIVKGYRCILAVSDKSSQDKIDMLKAMGAEVHICPANVAADDPRSYYEVAKRLHKENPGSIYINQYFNELNIEAHYESTGPEIWKQTEGKVTHVVAASGTGGTISGTGQYLKEQNPDIKILGVDAIGSVIKKYHETGEFDSKEISPYKIEGLGKNLIPTSTDFDVVDIYEKVADKESALKARELVKTEGIFAGYTSGAVLQGVSQYAAKGYFDVDSVVVIILPDHGSRYMNKIYSDNWMKSQGFL